A single region of the Streptomyces sp. NBC_01262 genome encodes:
- a CDS encoding condensation domain-containing protein produces the protein MTDILLDILRTHLADQEVGPDDDFYAMGGDSLIALRVVSDAQGQGIPISLRDLLYYPTAHGLAEFLQSAGSSASDGHPVPAGVAFDLLPPGDRALIPEGVADALPATALQVGMIYLCETSGDAQLYQSLIGWKTVGRFDKALFRQALSELCARHPALRTYIDLGRFSAATQLVRAEVEPPLSVESLPEADPDKATELVRKWREERLNRRIDWTRAPMFRCHVVAEPESFQVTLATHHAIVDGWGFGQLIVDLLTIYDARLRGVVVDLPQLPFTAHRDFAIAEKEALASHEAAVFWRAQADVPTLLIGQERFGATANAVGQAGFSVEPELLDRLRDAARGAEVSLKAFVLGVHAWALGKWSGRGRDIVTGVVINIRPETPGSDLVVGLHLNTIPMRFGQLAGSWADLAREALAAERHAAPYRTYPLAEIENQLGRAAFDVTFNFTNFHVYQDLDSLHALRVCDWWVFGKPSFPFRVDFEVEGTESGSRVLVDFDPGLVAPESVRDYVDIYRKALAAAAQDPTAAAGIEAVEA, from the coding sequence GTGACCGACATCCTGCTCGACATCCTGCGTACCCATCTGGCCGACCAGGAAGTCGGTCCGGACGACGACTTCTATGCGATGGGCGGGGACTCGCTCATCGCACTTCGTGTGGTCAGTGACGCACAAGGCCAGGGCATCCCGATCTCGTTACGAGACCTGCTCTACTACCCGACGGCACACGGGCTTGCCGAGTTCCTGCAGTCCGCTGGCTCCTCAGCCTCTGACGGGCATCCCGTCCCCGCAGGTGTGGCGTTCGACCTCCTCCCGCCTGGCGACCGGGCACTGATCCCCGAGGGGGTGGCCGACGCGCTGCCCGCCACGGCTCTCCAAGTCGGCATGATCTACTTGTGTGAGACCAGTGGCGATGCGCAGCTGTACCAATCGCTGATCGGTTGGAAGACCGTCGGCCGCTTCGACAAGGCGCTGTTCCGGCAGGCGCTGTCCGAGCTGTGCGCGCGCCATCCAGCGCTGCGTACTTACATCGACCTCGGCCGCTTCTCAGCAGCCACGCAGCTGGTCCGGGCAGAGGTGGAACCGCCGCTCAGTGTTGAGTCGCTGCCGGAAGCGGACCCGGACAAAGCCACGGAACTCGTCAGGAAATGGCGCGAGGAGCGGTTGAATCGGCGAATCGACTGGACCCGTGCACCAATGTTCCGGTGCCATGTCGTGGCTGAACCGGAATCCTTCCAGGTCACGCTTGCGACGCACCACGCCATCGTGGATGGGTGGGGCTTCGGACAGCTGATCGTGGACCTACTCACAATCTACGATGCACGGCTGAGGGGCGTCGTTGTGGACCTGCCGCAGCTCCCCTTCACCGCTCACCGGGACTTTGCCATTGCGGAGAAGGAGGCGCTCGCCTCACACGAGGCGGCTGTTTTCTGGCGCGCTCAGGCGGATGTGCCGACTCTCCTGATCGGCCAGGAGCGGTTCGGCGCGACCGCCAACGCGGTTGGCCAGGCTGGGTTTAGCGTCGAGCCGGAGCTACTCGACCGGTTGCGCGACGCAGCCAGGGGCGCCGAAGTGTCGCTGAAGGCATTCGTGCTTGGTGTCCATGCCTGGGCTCTCGGCAAATGGTCCGGACGTGGCCGCGACATTGTCACCGGTGTCGTTATCAACATCCGTCCGGAGACACCTGGTTCCGACCTTGTTGTTGGCCTGCACTTGAACACGATTCCCATGCGCTTCGGCCAGCTCGCCGGTTCTTGGGCTGATCTAGCTCGAGAGGCACTGGCAGCTGAACGGCACGCCGCCCCGTATCGCACTTATCCCCTCGCTGAGATCGAGAACCAACTCGGCCGCGCGGCTTTCGACGTCACCTTCAATTTCACCAACTTCCATGTCTATCAGGATCTCGACAGTCTGCACGCGCTGCGCGTCTGCGATTGGTGGGTGTTCGGCAAGCCCAGCTTCCCCTTCCGCGTCGACTTCGAGGTCGAGGGCACGGAGTCCGGCAGTCGCGTTCTCGTTGACTTCGACCCTGGGCTGGTGGCTCCCGAGAGCGTCCGGGACTACGTGGATATCTACCGGAAAGCACTCGCCGCCGCTGCGCAGGATCCCACTGCCGCGGCCGGCATCGAGGCGGTGGAGGCGTGA
- a CDS encoding cytochrome P450 gives MRITGMSDLSIADVARVDLDRVDLFDSELYVSGDPHLVWAAMRARAPLHRQVLPDGRAFWSVTRYQDACRVLGNHREFTSEQGSLLSQLGHGDAAAGKMLVATDPPRHTELRMPLRRLFSGHAISMSEKRIRQAVRSALRPARETEVWDVAQQVAMLPMAVAGALMGIPEQDWSDLVRWTAMATAPEDSEYLVASSGATLAIAHHELFEYFSREVRVRVGTEGDDVIRHLMRMPVGDSTLTRDEVVVNCYSVLLGANATTPHTIAGTVLALMENGDQFRVAYKDPAIVPTLVEEGLRWTSAASSFLRHAVDTIELGGGQVEPGDAVAVWVGSANRDESVFADPYCFDANRADNRHIAFGFGPHYCLGASVARLTLRIFFEEFIQLIKEIEPAGPPRHLKSNFVAGLTHLPVRTLIRTDATKPRDWPGR, from the coding sequence ATGAGAATCACCGGCATGTCGGACCTCAGTATCGCGGATGTGGCACGAGTGGATCTGGACCGGGTCGATCTGTTCGACTCAGAGCTCTATGTTTCGGGCGATCCGCACCTCGTGTGGGCGGCGATGCGCGCCCGCGCTCCGCTGCACCGTCAGGTGCTGCCGGATGGCCGCGCCTTCTGGTCGGTCACCCGGTACCAGGACGCCTGCCGGGTACTGGGTAACCACCGCGAGTTCACCTCCGAGCAGGGAAGCCTGCTGAGCCAACTCGGGCACGGCGACGCAGCGGCTGGCAAGATGCTGGTCGCCACAGATCCGCCGCGCCACACCGAACTGCGCATGCCTCTGAGACGGCTGTTTAGTGGGCACGCGATCAGCATGTCCGAGAAGCGGATCCGGCAGGCCGTACGCAGTGCACTTCGCCCCGCGCGCGAGACCGAAGTCTGGGACGTCGCGCAGCAGGTCGCTATGCTGCCCATGGCAGTTGCCGGTGCGCTCATGGGCATACCCGAACAAGACTGGTCCGACCTCGTCCGGTGGACCGCGATGGCTACGGCGCCCGAGGACTCCGAGTATCTCGTGGCGAGCAGTGGGGCAACGCTCGCTATTGCTCATCACGAACTCTTCGAGTACTTCTCGCGGGAAGTACGGGTGCGGGTCGGCACCGAAGGTGATGATGTCATCCGCCATTTGATGAGAATGCCGGTGGGTGACAGTACCCTTACCCGCGACGAGGTTGTCGTCAACTGTTACAGCGTGCTGTTAGGCGCGAACGCCACCACACCGCACACCATAGCTGGCACGGTGCTCGCACTGATGGAGAACGGCGACCAGTTCCGAGTTGCGTACAAGGACCCCGCAATCGTCCCGACTCTGGTGGAGGAGGGCCTGCGCTGGACCTCGGCAGCTAGCAGTTTTCTACGGCACGCCGTGGACACGATTGAATTAGGCGGTGGCCAGGTGGAGCCTGGCGACGCAGTCGCAGTGTGGGTGGGGTCCGCCAATCGCGACGAAAGCGTTTTTGCTGACCCTTACTGCTTCGATGCTAATCGGGCCGACAATCGCCATATCGCTTTCGGATTCGGACCACACTATTGCCTTGGAGCGTCCGTCGCCCGCCTCACCCTGCGAATCTTCTTCGAGGAATTCATCCAATTGATCAAGGAGATCGAACCTGCCGGACCGCCGCGGCATTTGAAGTCGAATTTCGTGGCTGGGCTCACCCACCTTCCCGTCCGCACCCTGATCCGGACTGACGCGACCAAACCGAGGGACTGGCCCGGCCGGTAG